Below is a window of Streptomyces sp. ITFR-16 DNA.
CTGAAGAATGATGCTGGCCGTGATGTACGGCATGATGCCGAGCGCGAAGATCGTGATCTGCAGCAGTGCACCACCGCTGAACATGTTCACCAGGCCGAAGAGGCTGTTGTTGCCCTTGCTTGCCTGATCAACACAGGTCTGGACGTTCTCGTAGCTCACTCCCGGAACCGGGATGTGCGCCCCGAGCCGGTAGAGCACGATGATGCCGAGCGTGAAGAACAGCTTCTTGCGCAGGTCGGGCGTCTTGAACGCCCGGGCGAACGCGGTGAGCACGGTGCCTCCTGCGACCCCCGCGCAATGCGTAGAGGTGACGGTCTTGAGGATCGACGAATACGTAACAGTCAAAGGTCCCCGGACGCATGCGCCCAGGGGTTACCACAGCAACGGACGCCACCTTACCGGCGTACATGCCCCCCTAGGAACGACCAACCGGGGATGCCCCATATGAGAGGGCATCCCCGGTCGGATGTTCAGTCCACCGAACTGTCCGAGTTGTCTCAGACGAGCTCAGTGACGGTGCCGCCGGCGGCGGCAATCTTCTCCTTGGCGGAGCCGGAGACGGCGTCAACCGAAACCTGCAGCGCCACGGAGATCTCGCCCTGTCCGAGGACCTTGACGAGGTGGTTGTTGCGCACAGCGCCCTTGGCGACCAGGTCGGCCACCGTGACCTCTCCACCCTCGGGGTAGAGCGTCGCGAGCTTGTCCAGGTTCACGACCTGGTACTCGGTGCGGAACGGGTTCTTGAAGCCCTTGAGCTTCGGGAGACGCATGTGGAGGGGCATCTGCCCACCCTCGAAGCGCTCCGGAACCTGGTAACGGGCCTTGGTGCCCTTGGTACCACGACCAGCGGTCTTACCCTTGGACGCCTCACCACGACCCACACGGGTCTTGGCGGTCTTGGCACCCGGGGCAGGCCGGAGGTCATGCGCCTTCAGCGGCTTGTTCTCCGCCATGTCAGTCGACCTCCTCAACCGTCACGAGGTGGCGGACGGTGTGCACCATGCCGCGGAACTCGGGGCGGTCCTCCTTGACAACCACGTCGTGCAGGCGCTTGAGCCCGAGCGAACGAAGGGTGTCGCGGTGGTTCTGCTTGCTGCCGATGTACGACTTCGTCTGCGTGATCTTGAGACGGGCCATTACGCACCCGCTCCCGCACGCGCACGGAGCAGAGCCGCGGGGGCGACGTCCTCGAGGGGCAGACCGCGGCGGGCCGCGATCTCCTCGGGACGCTGCAGGCCCTGGAGGGCCGCCACGGTCGCGTGCACGATGTTGATCGGGTTCGAAGAACCGAGCGACTTCGACAGGATGTCGTGGACGCCGGCGCACTCGAGAACCGCGCGCACCGGGCCACCGGCGATCACACCGGTACCGGGGGAAGCGGGCTTGAGCAGAACGACGCCCGCAGCCTTCTCGCCCTGGATCGGGTGAGGGATGGTGCCCTGGATACGCGGAACCTTGAAGAAGTTCTTCTTGGCCTCTTCAACGCCCTTGGCGATGGCCGCGGGAACTTCCTTGGCCTTGCCGTATCCGACACCGACGGTGCCGTCACCATCGCCCACCACGACCAGCGCGGTGAAGCTGAAGCGACGACCACCCTTCACAACCTTGGCGACACGGTTGATCGCGACGACGCGCTCGACGTACGCGGTCTTCTCGGCGGCAGCTGCGCCGCCGTCACGGCCCTTCCGGTCCCGCCGCTCGCCGCCACCGGCACCGCTTCCGCGGCGCTGGGGTCCAGCCATTGGATTTACCTCTCTCTGTTACGTCCGCTGTGCGTAGGAACCGGGGCTTAGAACTTCAGCCCGGCTTCACGGGCGGCGTCAGCCAGAGCGGCAATCCGCCCGGCGTACTGGTTACCACCGCGGTCAAACACGACGGCCTCGACGCCTGCGGCCTTGGCACGCTCGGCGACCAGGGCGCCGACCTGCTTGGCCTGGCTGCTCTTGTCGCCCTCGCCACCACGGATGGAGACGTCCAGGGTCGACGCCGACGCGAGCGTGTGGCCCGCGATGTCGTCGATGACCTGAGCCACCATGTGGCGGTTGGAACGCGTCACAACCAAGCGCGGACGCTCCGGCGAACCGGAGATGTGCTTGCGGACGCGGATGTGGCGACGCTTGAGAGCGGCACGCTTGTACGCGTCGCCCTTGGCGATCTTTACGCCGTATGCCATCGCTACTTACCAGCCTTTCCGACCTTGCGGCGGATGACCTCGCCGGCGTACTTGACGCCCTTGGCCTTGTACGGGTCAGGCTTCCGCAGCTTGCGGATCTTGGCCGCGGTCTCGCCGACCTTCTGCTTGTCGATGCCCTCGACGGTGAACTTCGTGGGGGACTCCACCTTGAAGGTGATGCCCTCCGGGGCCTCGATCAGGATCGGGTGGCTGTAGCCCAGGGCGAACTCCAGGTTGGAGCCCTTCGCCTGGACGCGGTAACCGACACCACTGATCTCGAGCGCCTTGATGTATCCCGTGGTCACGCCGGTGATCATGTTCGCCACCAGCGTGCGGGACAGGCCGTGAAGGGCCTTGTTCTGACGCTCGTCGTTCGGGCGGGCGACGTTCAGGACGCCGTCCTCACCCTTGGTGACCTCGATCGGCGCGGCAACGGTGTGCGAGAGGGTGCCCTTGGGGCCCTTCACCGCGACCGTACGGCCATCGATGGTGACGTCCACACCGGCGGGAACCTGGATGGGGAGCTTGCCGATTCGCGACATGAGCTATTCCTCCGTTCCCGACTACCAGACGTAGGCGAGGACTTCCCCACCTACGCCCTTCTTGCTGGCCTGCTGGCCGGTCAGGAGACCGTGGGACGTGGAGATGATCGCCACGCCCAGGCCGCCGAGGACCTTCGGCAGGTTGGTGGACTTTGCGTATACACGCAGACCCGGCTTCGAGATTCGCTTGATGCCGGCGATCGAGCGCTCGCGGTTCGGGCCGAACTTCAGCTCGAGGACGAGGTTCTTGCCGACCTCGGCGTCCTCGACCTTCCAGCCGGTGATGAAGCCCTCCTGCTGGAGGATCTCCGCGATGTGCGACTTGATCTTGCTGTGCGGCATCGTGACGTCGTCGTGATACGCCGAGTTCGCGTTACGCAGACGCGTGAGCATGTCTGCGATGGGATCAGTCATGGTCATGAGTTGGCCTTCGGCCTCTCTCGCCGGGGTTTCCTGTATGCGCCATCCCTCTCCCCACTCAGAGGTGGGACGGGTGCGGTGCGGGGACCTACGGCGTAGTAAGTCGGTCTTGGGCGGCAGGCGCCCAACCCTGCAAGCCTACGGCATGCGGGGACGGGCTCCTGCCGACCAGATGCTTACCGAGAGTCTCCGGTGATTCCCAACGCCCAGAGGGCGAGGAGGAATTACCAGGAGCTCTTGGTCACGCCCGGCAGCTCGCCACGGTGAGCCATCTCACGAAGGCACACGCGGCACAGGCCGAACTTGCGGTAGACGGAGTGGGGCCGGCCGCAGCGCTGGCAGCGGGTGTACCCGCGAACGCCGAACTTCGGCTTACGGGCGGCCTTAGCGATCAGAGCCTTCTTCGCCACGGTCAGTTCTCCTTGAACGGGAAGCCGAGGTGACGAAGGAGGGCACGACCCTCGTCGTCATTGGTCGCCGTGGTGACCACGGTGATGTCCATGCCCCGGACCCGGTCGATCTTGTCCTGGTCGATCTCGTGGAACATGACCTGCTCCGTGAGACCGAAGGTGTAGTTGCCACGGCCGTCGAACTGCTTGGGCGACAGGCCACGGAAGTCACGGATACGCGGCAGCGCGAGCGACAGCGTACGGTCCAGGAACTCCCACATGCGGTCACCGCGGAGGGTGACGTGGCAGCCGATCGGCTGCCCCTCGCGCAGCTTGAACTGCGCGATCGACTTGCGGGCCTTGGTGACGGCCGGCTTCTGACCGGTGATCGTGGTGAGGTCGCGCACGGCGCCATCGATCAGCTTGGAGTCGCGGGCGGCGTCGCCCACACCCATGTTGACCACGATCTTGACCAGACCGGGGATCTGCATGACGTTCTCGTAGGAGAACTCCTCACGCAGCTTGCCGGCGATTTCCTCGCGGTAGCGCGTCTTCAGACGCGGCGCGGTGGTGGTAGTCATCAGATGTCCTCACCGGTGCGCTTGGCAACGCGGATCTTGTTGCCCTCGTCGTCAAAGCGGTAGCCGACGCGAGTAACGACCTTCTTGCCGTCCTTCTCAACAACCAGCTGCACGTTGCTGACGTGGACGGGCGCCTCGGTCGTCACAATGCCACCGGTCTGCGAACCGCGAGCGGTCTGACCGGCCTTCGTGTGCTTCTTGACCCGGTTGACACCCTCGACGAGGACGCGGTCCTGAGCGGGGTAGGCCACGATGACCTTGCCCTGCTTGCCCTTGTCCTTACCGGTGATGACCTGAACCAGGTCGCCCTTCTTGATCTTCATGCTTACAGCACCTCCGGCGCGAGCGAGATGATCTTCATGAACTTCTTCTCGCGCAGCTCACGGCCCACCGGGCCGAAGATACGGGTGCCGCGGGGGTCGCCGTCGTTCTTCAGAATGACGGCGGCGTTCTCGTCGAAGCGGATGTACGAGCCATCCTGACGACGACGCTCCTTGACGGTGCGAACGATGACGGCCTTGACGACGTCACCCTTCTTCACGTTGCCACCGGGGATCGCGTCCTTGACGGTGGCGACGATGACGTCACCGATGCCCGCGTAGCGGCGACCCGAGCCACCGAGAACACGGATGGTGAGAATTTCCTTCGCACCCGTGTTGTCGGCGACACGCAGTCGCGACTCCTGCTGGATCACGTCTATCTCCTGATCGTCTGCCGGTTCCCGGCGGGGGCCGCCCCGTTTCCGGAGCGGACCCCGCCGAGCCTGGCGGAACCTGCCTGAGGGGAATGCCCCTCAGGAATTACTTGGCCTTCTCGAGGATCTCGACGATGCGCCACCGCTTCGTGGCGGACAGCGGCCGGGTCTCCATCAGGAGGACGCGGTCGCCGACGCCGGCGGCGTTCTGCTCGTCGTGTGCCTTGAGCTTGTTCGTACGGCGGATGACCTTGCCGTACAGCGCGTGCTTCACACGGTCCTCGACAGCGACGACGACGGTCTTGTCCATCTTGTCGCTGACGACCAGACCCTCACGGGTCTTGCGGAATCCGCGGTCGGTGTTCGTCTCAGTCACAGTCTTCTCGCTCATCAGGCGCTCTCCACCGTCTCGATGCCCAGCTCGCGCTCGCGCATCAGGGTGTAGATCCGGGCGATGTCCTTACGGACGGACTTGAGCCGGCCGTGGTTCTCGAGCTGGCCCGTCGCCGCCTGGAAGCGGAGATTGAACAGCTCTTCCTTGGCCTCGCGGAGCTTGTTGAGGAGCTCCTCGTTGCCCAGCTCGCGCAGCTCGGACGCCTTGGTACCGGCCGACATCACGACTCACCTGCCTCGCGCCGAACGATCCGGCACTTCATCGGAAGCTTGTGAGCAGCGCGGGTGAGCGCCTCACGAGCAATCTTCTCGTTCGGGTAGGACAGCTCGAACATCACCCGACCCGGCTTGACGTTCGCGATCCACCACTCGGGAGAACCCTTACCGGAACCCATGCGGGTCTCGGCCGGCTTCTTCGTCAGGGGACGGTCCGGGTAGATGTTGATCCAGACCTTGCCGCCACGCTTGATGTGACGGGTCATCGCGATACGAGCGGACTCGATCTGACGGTTCGTCACGTACGCCGGGGTCAGCGCCTGGATGCCGTACTCGCCGAACGCAACCTGCGTGCCACCCTTGGACATACCGCTGCGCTTCGGGTGGTGCTGCTTGCGGTGCTTGACCCTACGGGGGATCAGCATTTCGGTCAGGCCTCCGTTCCGGTGCTCTCAGCAGCCGGAGCAGCGGCGGGCGCCTCGGCCTTGGGGGCCTCGGCGGCCGGAGCCGACTGCTGCGGCTTGCGGCCGCGGCCGCCACGCTCGCCACCGCGGCCACCGCGGCCGGCCGGACGGTCAGCGCCGCCACGGGCCGGGCGGTTGCCCGCACGGGCAGCAGCGTTCTCGGCGCGGACCTCGGCGATGTTCTTGACGTCGCCCTTGTAGATCCAGACCTTCACGCCGATGCGGCCGAAGGTCGTCTTGGCCTCGAAGAAGCCGTAGTCGACGTTCGCACGGAGGGTGTGCAGGGGCACACGGCCCTCGCGGTAGAACTCCGAGCGGGACATCTCGGCGCCGCCGAGGCGGCCACCGCACTGGATCTTGATGCCCTTGGCGCCGGCCTTCATCGAGCTCTGCATGCTCTTGCGCATCGCACGACGGAAGGAGACGCGGGAGGAGAGCTGCTCGGCGACGGCCTGGGCCACCAGCTGAGCGTCCACCTCGGGGTTCTTGACCTCGAGGATGTTCAGCTGGACCTGCTTGCCGGTCAGCTTCTCCAGCTCGCCACGGATTCGGTCGGCCTCGGCGCCGCGGCGGCCGATGACGATGCCCGGGCGGGCGGTGTGGATGTCAACGCGGACGCGGTCGCGGGTGCGCTCGATCTCCACCTTGGAGATGCCGGCCCGCTCCATGCCCTTCGTCATCATGCGACGAATGGCGACGTCTTCCTTGACGTAGTCCTTGTACAGCTTGTCGGCGTACCAACGGGACTTGAAGTCCGTGGTGATGCCGAGCCGGAACCCGTGCGGGTTTACCTTCTGGCCCATTACCGGGTTCCTTCCTTGCTGCTGACGACCACGGTGATGTGGCTGGTCCGCTTACGGATCCGGTAGGCACGGCCCTGAGCACGCGGACGGAACCGCTTCAGGGTCGGGCCCTCGTCCACATACGCCTCGCTGATGACCAGCGAAGAGGCGTCGGTGTGGTCGTAGTTGTGTGCAGCGTTGGCGATGGCGCTGTCCAGCACCTTGCCAACCGGCACGCTCGCGGCCTGCGGGGCGAAACGCAGGACCGCCTGAGCCTCCGTGGCATCCATGCCACGGATGAGGTCCACCACTCGGCGGGCCTTCATGGGCGTGACGCGGATGTACCGCGCCTGGGCCCTGGCTTCCATGGTTGTCCCTTCGGTGTAAGTCATAGTCGTTTCCACCCCGCGGTTAGCGGCGCTTCGACTTCCGGTCGTCCTTGACGTGGCCGCGGAAGGTGCGAGTCGGCGA
It encodes the following:
- the rplV gene encoding 50S ribosomal protein L22 → MEARAQARYIRVTPMKARRVVDLIRGMDATEAQAVLRFAPQAASVPVGKVLDSAIANAAHNYDHTDASSLVISEAYVDEGPTLKRFRPRAQGRAYRIRKRTSHITVVVSSKEGTR
- the rpsC gene encoding 30S ribosomal protein S3 — protein: MGQKVNPHGFRLGITTDFKSRWYADKLYKDYVKEDVAIRRMMTKGMERAGISKVEIERTRDRVRVDIHTARPGIVIGRRGAEADRIRGELEKLTGKQVQLNILEVKNPEVDAQLVAQAVAEQLSSRVSFRRAMRKSMQSSMKAGAKGIKIQCGGRLGGAEMSRSEFYREGRVPLHTLRANVDYGFFEAKTTFGRIGVKVWIYKGDVKNIAEVRAENAAARAGNRPARGGADRPAGRGGRGGERGGRGRKPQQSAPAAEAPKAEAPAAAPAAESTGTEA
- the rplN gene encoding 50S ribosomal protein L14, coding for MIQQESRLRVADNTGAKEILTIRVLGGSGRRYAGIGDVIVATVKDAIPGGNVKKGDVVKAVIVRTVKERRRQDGSYIRFDENAAVILKNDGDPRGTRIFGPVGRELREKKFMKIISLAPEVL
- a CDS encoding type Z 30S ribosomal protein S14, giving the protein MAKKALIAKAARKPKFGVRGYTRCQRCGRPHSVYRKFGLCRVCLREMAHRGELPGVTKSSW
- the rplX gene encoding 50S ribosomal protein L24, coding for MKIKKGDLVQVITGKDKGKQGKVIVAYPAQDRVLVEGVNRVKKHTKAGQTARGSQTGGIVTTEAPVHVSNVQLVVEKDGKKVVTRVGYRFDDEGNKIRVAKRTGEDI
- the rpsQ gene encoding 30S ribosomal protein S17, giving the protein MSEKTVTETNTDRGFRKTREGLVVSDKMDKTVVVAVEDRVKHALYGKVIRRTNKLKAHDEQNAAGVGDRVLLMETRPLSATKRWRIVEILEKAK
- the rplE gene encoding 50S ribosomal protein L5; protein product: MTTTTAPRLKTRYREEIAGKLREEFSYENVMQIPGLVKIVVNMGVGDAARDSKLIDGAVRDLTTITGQKPAVTKARKSIAQFKLREGQPIGCHVTLRGDRMWEFLDRTLSLALPRIRDFRGLSPKQFDGRGNYTFGLTEQVMFHEIDQDKIDRVRGMDITVVTTATNDDEGRALLRHLGFPFKEN
- the rpmC gene encoding 50S ribosomal protein L29 codes for the protein MSAGTKASELRELGNEELLNKLREAKEELFNLRFQAATGQLENHGRLKSVRKDIARIYTLMRERELGIETVESA
- the rplF gene encoding 50S ribosomal protein L6, which encodes MSRIGKLPIQVPAGVDVTIDGRTVAVKGPKGTLSHTVAAPIEVTKGEDGVLNVARPNDERQNKALHGLSRTLVANMITGVTTGYIKALEISGVGYRVQAKGSNLEFALGYSHPILIEAPEGITFKVESPTKFTVEGIDKQKVGETAAKIRKLRKPDPYKAKGVKYAGEVIRRKVGKAGK
- the rplO gene encoding 50S ribosomal protein L15, with the translated sequence MAENKPLKAHDLRPAPGAKTAKTRVGRGEASKGKTAGRGTKGTKARYQVPERFEGGQMPLHMRLPKLKGFKNPFRTEYQVVNLDKLATLYPEGGEVTVADLVAKGAVRNNHLVKVLGQGEISVALQVSVDAVSGSAKEKIAAAGGTVTELV
- the rpsE gene encoding 30S ribosomal protein S5: MAGPQRRGSGAGGGERRDRKGRDGGAAAAEKTAYVERVVAINRVAKVVKGGRRFSFTALVVVGDGDGTVGVGYGKAKEVPAAIAKGVEEAKKNFFKVPRIQGTIPHPIQGEKAAGVVLLKPASPGTGVIAGGPVRAVLECAGVHDILSKSLGSSNPINIVHATVAALQGLQRPEEIAARRGLPLEDVAPAALLRARAGAGA
- the rplP gene encoding 50S ribosomal protein L16; amino-acid sequence: MLIPRRVKHRKQHHPKRSGMSKGGTQVAFGEYGIQALTPAYVTNRQIESARIAMTRHIKRGGKVWINIYPDRPLTKKPAETRMGSGKGSPEWWIANVKPGRVMFELSYPNEKIAREALTRAAHKLPMKCRIVRREAGES
- the rpsH gene encoding 30S ribosomal protein S8, translated to MTMTDPIADMLTRLRNANSAYHDDVTMPHSKIKSHIAEILQQEGFITGWKVEDAEVGKNLVLELKFGPNRERSIAGIKRISKPGLRVYAKSTNLPKVLGGLGVAIISTSHGLLTGQQASKKGVGGEVLAYVW
- the rpmD gene encoding 50S ribosomal protein L30; its protein translation is MARLKITQTKSYIGSKQNHRDTLRSLGLKRLHDVVVKEDRPEFRGMVHTVRHLVTVEEVD
- the rplR gene encoding 50S ribosomal protein L18 produces the protein MAYGVKIAKGDAYKRAALKRRHIRVRKHISGSPERPRLVVTRSNRHMVAQVIDDIAGHTLASASTLDVSIRGGEGDKSSQAKQVGALVAERAKAAGVEAVVFDRGGNQYAGRIAALADAAREAGLKF